One window from the genome of Gimesia aquarii encodes:
- a CDS encoding SRPBCC family protein: MIEKYSDENSLTIRRTINAPRQLVFDAWTQIEHLKNWWRANPAWSTEIAEVDLRVGGKYRLGMRDPDKEGPFTCYGEFVEIVPPEKLVYTWSWEMSTADIGKTLVTVEFLEQGEATELVLTHERFPNAEAASEHTKGWTGCIEGLSRLVESD; this comes from the coding sequence ATGATCGAAAAATATTCGGATGAGAATTCTCTGACCATACGGCGTACTATCAATGCGCCGCGGCAACTGGTATTTGATGCATGGACACAGATTGAACATTTGAAAAACTGGTGGCGGGCCAACCCCGCATGGTCGACCGAAATCGCTGAGGTTGATCTGCGTGTTGGTGGAAAATATCGACTCGGAATGCGCGACCCGGACAAAGAAGGCCCCTTTACCTGTTATGGTGAGTTCGTTGAGATTGTCCCTCCGGAAAAACTGGTCTACACCTGGTCGTGGGAGATGTCGACAGCGGACATCGGCAAGACACTCGTAACAGTAGAATTTCTGGAACAAGGCGAAGCAACGGAACTTGTATTAACACACGAGCGGTTCCCGAATGCAGAAGCAGCCAGCGAACATACCAAGGGCTGGACAGGTTGTATTGAAGGGCTGTCCCGTCTTGTGGAGTCGGATTGA
- a CDS encoding ArsR/SmtB family transcription factor, with amino-acid sequence MVNSRSQQLDETFFALSDPTRRAIIAHLADGDSTVAELSEPFSVSAPAISKHLRVLERAGLLTQERDGRARRCHLMPEPLKEAAEWVEKYQRFWEGKLDQLVKYLEQNQQEKQT; translated from the coding sequence ATGGTTAATTCAAGGTCCCAACAACTTGACGAGACATTTTTTGCCCTGTCGGACCCGACGCGGCGTGCGATTATTGCCCATCTGGCCGATGGTGATTCGACCGTAGCAGAACTTTCGGAACCATTTTCGGTTTCGGCACCGGCGATCTCGAAGCATCTGAGAGTTCTGGAACGCGCGGGGTTGTTAACGCAGGAACGCGATGGCCGTGCACGCAGGTGCCATCTGATGCCGGAACCCCTCAAAGAAGCTGCCGAATGGGTTGAGAAGTACCAGCGATTCTGGGAAGGGAAACTCGATCAACTCGTGAAATACCTCGAACAAAATCAGCAGGAAAAACAAACATGA
- a CDS encoding TetR/AcrR family transcriptional regulator, translating into MSKTQRTSNARKRILETAEKLFYSEGIRCVGIDRVIAEAGVAKMTLYNHFPSKDDLILEVLKYREEQFDQFLKENMNRHIEEGMKPLNAFFIVLRNWFENPSYRGCSFINATAELADATHAASQFSTEHKRQFHEMLKQIIIDSEGKKAAAAAPAIAILVEGAIVTAVSEGTPEAADIARDAAFDLIAKAKRR; encoded by the coding sequence ATGAGTAAAACACAACGAACATCAAATGCTCGCAAACGAATCCTGGAAACAGCTGAAAAGTTGTTTTATTCAGAAGGAATTCGATGTGTGGGAATCGACAGAGTCATTGCCGAAGCGGGCGTGGCTAAGATGACATTGTATAACCATTTTCCTTCTAAGGATGATTTGATTCTGGAAGTGTTGAAATACCGTGAGGAACAGTTTGATCAGTTTCTCAAGGAAAATATGAATCGTCACATTGAAGAAGGGATGAAACCGCTCAACGCATTTTTTATTGTATTACGAAATTGGTTTGAAAACCCAAGTTATAGAGGTTGTTCGTTTATTAATGCGACAGCAGAACTGGCAGATGCGACACACGCCGCTTCTCAGTTTAGCACAGAACATAAACGTCAATTCCATGAGATGTTAAAGCAGATTATTATTGATTCGGAAGGGAAGAAGGCCGCTGCTGCGGCACCCGCAATTGCCATTCTGGTTGAAGGGGCGATTGTGACCGCCGTCAGCGAAGGAACTCCCGAGGCAGCAGACATTGCCCGCGATGCGGCCTTTGATTTGATTGCAAAAGCGAAGCGAAGATAG
- a CDS encoding carboxymuconolactone decarboxylase family protein has product MQRLNSVSPETATGKAKTLLDGVKAKLGITPNIMKTMANSPAVLDAYLKFSGSLGAGALSAKNREQIALNVGEFNQCGYCLAAHSAIGKNLGLTAEEIQSSRSGSDADEKTNALMRFSRKIVEKRGFVSDQDLQEFRDAGFGDAEITEVVANVALNIFTNYFNHLAQTEVDFPEVEALAEESVAACSTDGGSCCH; this is encoded by the coding sequence ATGCAACGTTTAAATTCTGTTTCACCTGAAACTGCCACTGGTAAAGCCAAAACTTTGTTGGACGGCGTCAAAGCGAAATTGGGTATCACTCCCAATATCATGAAAACGATGGCCAATTCTCCCGCGGTTCTGGATGCTTATCTCAAATTCAGTGGTTCTCTTGGTGCAGGCGCACTCTCCGCGAAAAACCGAGAGCAAATTGCTTTGAATGTGGGTGAGTTCAATCAATGTGGATACTGTCTGGCCGCCCATTCTGCGATTGGAAAAAACCTAGGTCTCACAGCCGAGGAAATCCAGTCGAGTCGATCCGGATCCGATGCGGACGAAAAGACGAATGCTTTGATGAGATTCTCGCGGAAGATCGTTGAGAAACGCGGCTTTGTTTCAGATCAGGATCTTCAGGAGTTTCGTGACGCTGGTTTTGGTGATGCAGAAATCACCGAAGTGGTTGCCAATGTCGCATTGAATATCTTTACGAACTATTTCAATCACCTGGCTCAAACAGAAGTCGACTTCCCTGAAGTCGAAGCGTTGGCAGAAGAGTCTGTGGCTGCCTGTTCTACTGATGGCGGTAGCTGCTGCCACTAA
- a CDS encoding alpha/beta fold hydrolase: MRSWKQTVLTLVVLAFVSTTGYKVQAEAVHDTQVLHRTVKVNDLDIFYREAGPKDAPTVLLLHGFPTSSHMFRNLIPALADKYHVVAPDYPGYGHSSAPSVDKFEYTFDNLANVVETFTEQLELKKYSLYLMDYGAPVGFRLAVKHPERVDSLIIQNGNAYDEGLDNKFWVPIKEYWKHRTTEQGDKLRGFLTLDATKWQYTHGVRNTETISPDTWGHVQPLLDRPGNQEIQLALFYSYGSNPPLYPKWQKYLRKYQPPTLIVWGKNDQIFPDAGAYPYKRDLKNLEFHLLDTGHFALEEDGDKIAQTMRSFLHRNVATSN, encoded by the coding sequence ATGCGATCTTGGAAACAGACAGTCCTGACTCTGGTTGTGCTCGCTTTCGTGAGCACAACCGGATACAAAGTGCAGGCGGAAGCAGTTCATGACACGCAGGTTCTACACCGAACAGTCAAAGTCAATGACCTCGACATCTTCTATCGGGAAGCAGGTCCCAAGGATGCGCCAACCGTTTTATTGTTACATGGGTTTCCTACGTCATCGCATATGTTTCGCAACCTGATTCCCGCGTTAGCAGACAAGTATCATGTGGTTGCCCCGGACTATCCCGGTTATGGGCATAGTTCTGCGCCATCCGTTGATAAATTTGAATATACCTTCGACAATCTGGCGAATGTCGTCGAAACGTTCACAGAACAGCTGGAGCTAAAAAAGTACTCACTCTATCTGATGGACTACGGGGCGCCGGTTGGCTTTCGGTTGGCCGTCAAACATCCGGAACGGGTTGATTCACTGATCATTCAGAATGGAAACGCATACGATGAAGGTCTCGATAACAAATTCTGGGTTCCGATCAAAGAATACTGGAAGCATCGAACGACGGAACAGGGAGACAAATTGCGTGGATTCCTGACACTAGACGCCACCAAGTGGCAATACACACATGGCGTGCGAAACACGGAAACCATCAGTCCCGATACGTGGGGGCACGTGCAGCCTTTATTGGATCGACCTGGAAATCAGGAAATTCAATTAGCATTGTTCTACAGTTATGGCAGTAACCCGCCACTCTATCCGAAATGGCAGAAGTATTTACGTAAATACCAACCTCCTACCTTGATTGTCTGGGGAAAGAACGATCAAATCTTCCCCGATGCAGGGGCATACCCTTACAAACGCGACTTGAAAAACCTGGAATTTCATTTATTAGATACGGGACACTTCGCGCTGGAAGAAGATGGCGATAAGATCGCTCAAACAATGCGGAGTTTCCTGCACAGAAATGTGGCCACATCAAATTAA
- a CDS encoding pyridoxamine 5'-phosphate oxidase family protein — translation MHEYPSDIAFTPAVKTIQTQKGSRSTYSKVERGHGWLTEVTPILEEFIGSLDMFYLGTTNGAGQPYIQYRGGSRGFLKVIDQKTLGFADFGGNRQYITLGNLSENPKAFLFLMDYVNSRRIKLWGTAKVVEEDEELINRLHDPEYPAKPERAILFSIEAWDMNCHQHIHRRFSREDILPVIEKLKAENELLKEKVTRLQSALESGR, via the coding sequence ATGCACGAGTACCCGAGTGATATCGCCTTTACACCGGCCGTCAAAACCATTCAAACACAAAAAGGTTCACGCTCCACTTATTCAAAAGTAGAGCGCGGGCATGGCTGGCTCACAGAAGTGACTCCGATACTCGAAGAATTCATAGGAAGCCTGGACATGTTTTATCTGGGCACAACCAATGGAGCAGGACAACCTTATATTCAATACCGTGGGGGAAGCCGCGGCTTTCTCAAAGTAATCGACCAGAAGACATTGGGCTTCGCAGACTTTGGCGGTAATCGGCAATATATTACGCTGGGGAATCTGTCTGAAAATCCCAAAGCGTTTCTGTTTCTGATGGATTATGTCAACAGCCGCCGCATTAAACTCTGGGGAACGGCTAAAGTCGTTGAGGAAGATGAGGAATTAATCAATCGCTTACACGATCCGGAGTATCCAGCCAAACCTGAACGAGCAATTCTGTTTTCGATTGAAGCCTGGGACATGAACTGCCATCAACACATTCACAGACGGTTTTCCCGAGAAGATATCTTACCGGTCATTGAAAAGCTGAAGGCTGAGAACGAGTTACTCAAAGAAAAAGTGACCAGACTCCAAAGTGCCTTAGAGTCTGGCCGTTGA
- a CDS encoding right-handed parallel beta-helix repeat-containing protein, with protein sequence MLARFPHFQFVLSLFTSLVLLLLVPSETSGQDPTWLEEDDYLYRAYFDFSGMAGGVNDTGQGLLFIPLSQDEESLFFADLRGNIFDDSSAEGNFGLGYRQMMNDQWIAGAYGFFDVRRSEYGNIFRQGSFGVELLSIEWDFRANGYVPTLKQKRVDSLSTAYLSGNNIVVQGGEERAYWGTDFEVGRLLKTFDEMNVDAELRGYVGGYYFDNSAPGFKEMAGPRTRVEFRMFDLPFLGNGSRVVLAGQYQYDELRGSQGTGMLTIRVPLPGNGDSQKLTRFQRRMVNPIVRDIDIVLNQARGPVEQAKLQQTGQVLNNITVIDANTVGAEAVFNGAGTNSVVLFDGSAGTIDTSTGFVFNNGQLALAGGKSVNVVGCNSGAVASFNYGSRPTVNGTVNTIDVFTMADNSSIVGMNITGGQNGIYGNNISGFTMACNTISGALEDGAHLDGTINGTIIDNTFSTNGTTTDNDGLEIENFVGGSITGNTFRNNDYGFYSSNEISGGTIAHNTAHNNTYDGFTFTNISGGTISNNTSRDNGEDGFFFFGTMSNGVFSNNIANNNHNFGFNFFQMTGGTISGNQAIDNDFAGFAFFGAISGGTFSSNIADKNDDGFYFDQDITGGTFSGNTASNNRFNGFYFADNVSNMTFTGNVASENVTNGIKFGDTVGTGTIISNNSAIDNKDDGFDFDDVAGGTISNNFASGNLEDGFDFDDVFLGGTFSNNVSVSNTFNGYDFIAPIVGGTITNNSAQSNSADGFFVNIFSGANTATFSNNTATQNTAKGYNVLSGTPLNGVGTNTGSGNASDNNF encoded by the coding sequence ATGCTTGCGCGATTTCCTCACTTTCAATTTGTTTTGAGCCTCTTTACGTCCCTCGTGTTACTCCTTCTAGTCCCATCCGAGACTTCTGGCCAGGATCCCACCTGGCTGGAAGAGGATGATTACCTGTATCGTGCCTACTTCGACTTTTCGGGAATGGCAGGTGGAGTCAACGATACCGGACAGGGGTTATTGTTTATTCCATTGTCACAAGATGAAGAAAGTCTGTTCTTTGCCGATTTGCGGGGCAATATCTTCGATGACTCCTCAGCAGAGGGAAATTTCGGACTCGGCTATCGTCAAATGATGAATGACCAGTGGATTGCTGGCGCGTATGGCTTCTTCGATGTCCGCCGTAGTGAGTATGGCAATATCTTTCGTCAGGGAAGTTTTGGTGTGGAACTGCTGAGTATTGAGTGGGATTTCCGGGCCAACGGTTATGTCCCTACACTAAAACAAAAGCGGGTTGATTCGCTGTCTACCGCATACTTGAGTGGAAATAACATTGTTGTGCAGGGCGGCGAAGAACGCGCGTACTGGGGAACCGATTTTGAAGTGGGTCGTCTCTTGAAAACCTTTGATGAGATGAATGTGGATGCTGAACTGCGCGGGTATGTCGGCGGGTATTACTTTGATAACTCCGCCCCCGGCTTTAAGGAAATGGCGGGACCGCGGACGCGTGTCGAATTTCGGATGTTTGATTTACCGTTTCTAGGGAATGGATCGCGTGTGGTCCTGGCGGGTCAATATCAATACGATGAGTTGCGCGGTTCGCAAGGCACCGGCATGTTGACAATTCGTGTGCCTCTACCGGGAAATGGGGACAGTCAAAAACTGACTCGGTTCCAACGCCGTATGGTCAACCCGATTGTACGTGATATCGATATCGTATTGAATCAGGCACGGGGACCTGTGGAACAGGCCAAGCTTCAACAGACCGGTCAGGTGTTAAATAACATTACTGTTATCGATGCCAATACTGTCGGTGCCGAAGCGGTCTTTAACGGTGCAGGAACCAACAGCGTGGTCCTCTTCGATGGTAGTGCCGGTACGATTGACACCAGCACTGGGTTTGTCTTTAACAATGGTCAGCTCGCACTAGCTGGTGGAAAGAGCGTAAACGTCGTCGGTTGTAATTCAGGTGCCGTTGCCAGCTTCAATTATGGTTCTCGACCGACGGTCAATGGAACGGTCAATACGATTGATGTATTTACCATGGCCGATAACTCTAGCATCGTGGGTATGAATATTACTGGCGGCCAGAATGGAATTTACGGGAACAACATCAGCGGCTTTACAATGGCTTGCAACACGATTAGTGGCGCTTTGGAAGACGGAGCGCATTTAGACGGTACGATCAACGGAACGATCATTGACAATACATTCAGCACAAATGGGACGACGACAGACAACGATGGTCTTGAAATAGAAAACTTTGTCGGCGGCAGTATCACAGGGAATACGTTTAGAAACAACGATTACGGCTTCTACAGTTCCAATGAGATCAGCGGGGGAACCATCGCCCATAATACGGCCCACAACAATACCTATGATGGATTTACTTTTACTAATATCAGCGGAGGAACCATTTCAAATAATACCTCACGAGATAATGGCGAAGATGGATTCTTTTTCTTTGGTACCATGTCTAACGGAGTTTTCTCAAATAACATAGCCAATAATAATCACAACTTCGGATTCAACTTTTTTCAGATGACCGGAGGGACTATCAGCGGTAATCAAGCAATTGACAATGATTTCGCAGGTTTTGCTTTCTTCGGTGCGATCTCTGGTGGAACGTTCTCTAGTAACATTGCAGATAAGAACGATGACGGATTTTACTTCGATCAAGACATTACGGGGGGCACATTCTCTGGAAACACAGCAAGTAACAACAGGTTCAATGGGTTCTATTTTGCTGATAACGTATCAAACATGACATTCACAGGAAACGTCGCGAGTGAAAATGTAACGAACGGAATCAAATTTGGGGATACCGTCGGCACGGGAACGATCATCAGCAATAATTCGGCGATTGATAACAAAGATGATGGATTTGATTTCGATGATGTCGCAGGCGGTACTATCAGTAATAACTTTGCCTCAGGAAACCTGGAAGATGGTTTTGATTTTGATGATGTCTTCCTTGGTGGCACATTCAGTAATAACGTATCAGTCAGTAATACTTTCAATGGATACGATTTCATTGCACCAATTGTCGGCGGAACAATTACAAATAACAGTGCCCAGAGCAACTCGGCCGATGGTTTCTTCGTGAATATTTTCAGTGGTGCTAACACAGCCACTTTCTCAAACAACACGGCGACCCAAAACACAGCAAAAGGCTATAACGTCTTATCCGGTACACCACTAAACGGAGTGGGCACGAACACCGGTTCCGGAAATGCAAGCGACAATAATTTCTGA